One genomic window of Phycisphaeraceae bacterium includes the following:
- the pstS gene encoding phosphate ABC transporter substrate-binding protein PstS, producing the protein MISLLSGAAAILASASAIVGLDVRLQGAGATFPNPLYQRWVSEFQKSHPDVRIDYQSIGSGGGVKAITEKTVQFAGSDAPLNKKELAALGGADDVVQIPTCAGAVVPAYNLPGVTGEVKFTGEILADVFMGKISNWNDPRLAEINKGITLPDLAITPAWRSDGSGTTFVWTNYLATQSETFKGGVGTGKQVAWPIGQGGKGNEGVSAIVQQTPGSLGYIELNYATANKIAFGSIKNTAGRFVRATPESVSAAGAGVAEGLTGTVLAADLWNQPIEAAYPAAAFTYIIVYKDLRTVKTASEAEALVSFLWWATHDGQALAVDLDYAPLAKPVQDRVGKAIKAITFQGQPLHAADR; encoded by the coding sequence ATGATCTCACTGCTCTCGGGCGCAGCCGCCATTCTCGCATCGGCCTCGGCGATCGTGGGGCTCGATGTGCGGCTCCAGGGCGCGGGCGCGACATTTCCGAATCCGCTGTACCAACGATGGGTCAGCGAGTTCCAGAAGTCGCACCCGGATGTCCGGATCGACTACCAATCGATCGGATCGGGTGGTGGCGTCAAGGCGATCACGGAAAAGACGGTTCAGTTCGCCGGTTCGGATGCCCCGCTGAACAAGAAGGAACTCGCCGCTCTTGGCGGCGCTGACGATGTTGTACAGATCCCCACGTGCGCCGGCGCGGTTGTTCCCGCGTACAACCTCCCCGGGGTGACCGGCGAGGTGAAGTTCACGGGCGAGATTCTCGCGGACGTCTTCATGGGGAAGATCTCCAACTGGAACGACCCCAGGCTCGCTGAGATCAACAAGGGAATCACGCTTCCGGACTTGGCCATCACGCCGGCGTGGCGATCTGACGGCAGCGGCACCACCTTTGTCTGGACGAACTACCTGGCGACCCAGAGTGAGACATTCAAGGGCGGCGTGGGAACCGGCAAGCAGGTCGCTTGGCCGATCGGCCAGGGCGGGAAGGGGAACGAGGGGGTCTCGGCGATCGTGCAGCAGACGCCGGGTTCGCTCGGGTACATCGAGCTGAACTATGCGACGGCAAACAAGATCGCATTTGGCTCCATCAAGAACACGGCTGGCCGGTTTGTTCGGGCCACTCCCGAGAGCGTCTCCGCCGCGGGGGCCGGTGTGGCCGAGGGGTTGACTGGGACGGTCCTGGCCGCCGATCTTTGGAACCAGCCGATCGAGGCGGCGTACCCCGCCGCGGCGTTTACGTACATCATCGTCTACAAGGACCTCCGCACGGTGAAGACAGCCTCCGAGGCGGAGGCGCTGGTCTCGTTCTTGTGGTGGGCGACCCACGACGGGCAGGCTCTTGCAGTGGACCTGGACTACGCGCCATTGGCCAAGCCGGTGCAGGACCGGGTCGGCAAGGCGATCAAGGCGATTACCTTTCAGGGCCAGCCGCTGCATGCCGCGGATCGCTGA
- the pstC gene encoding phosphate ABC transporter permease subunit PstC encodes MTPRASHGVAAGAPADAARRRRLRAADAALTAFARGCGVAIIVMLVALIAVLTVNSVPSIRRFGWSFIVSSEWRPNEIERPLRDEAGRPVIEDGEVVTEVVRPSFGALPVIVGTAVSSLLAIAVAVPLSLGAALFLVRVAPRLRIAGILSFLVEFLAAIPSIAYGIWGLFVLAPFLQQHLEPAIRRVLGGVPGFHWLFFESVTIGNTVVEREIPLTGRDMLCGGLILGIMILPIITAVSRDVLRAVPKAQIEGTVAMGATWWQSSAGMLRYSRSGLFGAVMLGLARAAGETMAVTMVIGNSNRISASLFAPAQTMSSLIANEFAEASDLHRSALLEIAIILLIMSLILNIVARWFVVGGSARTAAAH; translated from the coding sequence GTGACCCCGCGTGCAAGCCATGGCGTTGCGGCGGGGGCGCCGGCCGACGCGGCACGCCGCCGACGCCTACGCGCCGCGGATGCGGCGCTCACCGCGTTCGCACGCGGATGCGGCGTCGCGATCATCGTCATGCTCGTGGCCCTGATCGCCGTGCTGACAGTGAACTCAGTCCCCAGCATCCGAAGGTTCGGGTGGTCGTTCATCGTGTCCAGCGAGTGGCGGCCGAACGAGATCGAGCGGCCCTTGCGGGATGAAGCCGGCCGGCCCGTCATCGAGGACGGCGAGGTCGTGACAGAGGTGGTCCGTCCTTCGTTCGGCGCCCTCCCGGTGATCGTCGGCACGGCCGTCAGCTCGCTGCTGGCGATCGCTGTTGCGGTGCCACTGAGCCTGGGGGCCGCCTTGTTCCTGGTGAGGGTGGCGCCGCGCCTGAGAATCGCGGGGATTCTCTCGTTCCTCGTCGAGTTCCTCGCGGCGATACCGAGCATCGCGTACGGCATCTGGGGCCTGTTTGTCCTCGCTCCATTCCTGCAGCAGCACTTGGAGCCGGCGATCCGCCGCGTGCTCGGCGGCGTGCCCGGGTTTCACTGGCTGTTCTTCGAGTCAGTGACCATCGGAAATACGGTGGTTGAGCGCGAGATCCCGCTGACGGGGCGCGACATGCTCTGCGGCGGCCTGATCCTCGGGATCATGATCCTTCCCATCATCACGGCGGTCTCCCGGGATGTGCTTCGGGCCGTTCCCAAGGCCCAGATCGAGGGAACGGTCGCCATGGGGGCCACGTGGTGGCAGTCGAGCGCCGGCATGCTCCGGTACAGCCGGAGCGGGTTGTTCGGCGCCGTCATGCTCGGCCTGGCCCGCGCTGCCGGTGAGACGATGGCCGTGACGATGGTGATCGGCAACAGCAACCGGATTTCGGCGTCCTTGTTTGCCCCGGCTCAGACCATGTCCAGCCTGATCGCCAACGAGTTCGCCGAGGCGAGCGATCTGCACCGCTCGGCGCTGCTCGAAATCGCGATCATCCTCTTGATCATGTCGCTGATCCTGAACATCGTTGCCCGCTGGTTTGTGGTCGGCGGCTCCGCGCGGACCGCCGCCGCGCACTGA
- the pstA gene encoding phosphate ABC transporter permease PstA translates to MAHTVKELVRRNASNAMFAACAACALAIVVTLGLVVGYLVSIGGGALTLDFFTKVPSGDVADPGGMKSAVLGTLVLVGMAAVVGVPMGMGAGIYLSEYASDRWLVPPVRFISDVLTGVPSIVVGILGYELVVVPMGSYSGWAGAAALAFIMVPIVARTTEEMLRLVPDSYRAASYALGANKAQTIAKVVLPAGTGSLVTGIMLALARVAGETAPLLFTALGTRLDTLDPSRPFPSLTVQIYTYATGPYPEQKKLAWAGILVLVAMLFVLNVSIRYVTARSVRRRMM, encoded by the coding sequence ATGGCCCATACCGTCAAGGAACTCGTCCGTCGGAACGCGAGCAACGCGATGTTCGCGGCGTGCGCGGCGTGCGCGCTGGCGATCGTGGTGACGCTCGGGCTGGTCGTCGGGTACCTTGTCTCGATCGGGGGCGGCGCGCTGACACTCGATTTCTTCACGAAGGTGCCGTCGGGCGATGTCGCGGACCCGGGCGGCATGAAGAGCGCGGTTCTCGGGACGCTTGTGCTGGTCGGCATGGCCGCCGTCGTCGGGGTGCCGATGGGGATGGGCGCGGGGATCTACCTGTCGGAGTACGCGAGCGACCGGTGGCTGGTCCCGCCGGTGCGGTTCATCTCGGATGTGCTGACGGGGGTGCCCAGCATCGTCGTCGGCATCCTGGGGTACGAGTTGGTCGTTGTCCCGATGGGGAGCTACAGCGGATGGGCGGGAGCGGCGGCGCTCGCCTTTATCATGGTCCCGATCGTCGCCCGCACTACGGAAGAGATGCTGCGGCTCGTGCCCGACAGCTACCGCGCCGCGTCGTATGCCCTGGGCGCCAACAAGGCGCAGACCATCGCGAAGGTGGTGCTGCCGGCGGGAACCGGCAGTCTCGTGACAGGGATCATGCTTGCTCTCGCGCGGGTGGCCGGCGAGACCGCACCGCTGCTGTTTACCGCACTCGGGACCCGGCTGGATACCCTGGATCCGAGCAGGCCGTTCCCCTCGTTGACGGTGCAGATCTATACCTACGCGACAGGGCCATACCCTGAACAGAAGAAGCTCGCGTGGGCCGGTATTTTGGTCCTTGTTGCCATGCTGTTCGTGCTCAACGTGTCGATCCGCTACGTCACCGCCCGGTCAGTTCGAAGGAGAATGATGTGA
- the pstB gene encoding phosphate ABC transporter ATP-binding protein, producing the protein MAVDPVLEVRDFSLYYGQHKALHSVRLVVPRGRVTALIGPSGCGKSTLLRSVNRLNDLVDGVRTEGDIIVRGRGIYGPGVDVIDLRRRMGMVFQKSNPFPMSIFENVVYGLRIHGERRKRVLEEACERSLRAAALWDEAKDRLHQSALGMSGGQQQRLCIARAIAAEPEVLLMDEPCSALDPIATLRIEELIDEISTRYTVLIVTHNMQQAARVSDYTAFMYLGRLVEFGPTDHVFQTPSLPETEQYITGRFG; encoded by the coding sequence CTGGCGGTTGATCCGGTACTCGAGGTTCGCGATTTTTCGCTCTACTACGGGCAGCACAAGGCGCTGCACTCGGTTCGGCTCGTCGTGCCGCGCGGCCGCGTCACCGCGCTCATCGGACCATCGGGCTGCGGCAAGTCCACCTTGCTCCGGTCGGTCAATCGGCTGAACGACCTCGTCGACGGTGTTCGAACCGAGGGGGACATCATCGTTCGCGGCCGCGGCATCTACGGCCCGGGGGTTGATGTCATCGATCTCCGGCGGCGGATGGGGATGGTGTTTCAGAAGTCGAATCCGTTCCCGATGTCCATCTTCGAGAACGTCGTGTACGGGCTGCGGATCCACGGTGAACGGCGGAAGCGGGTATTGGAGGAGGCGTGCGAGCGGAGCCTCCGGGCCGCGGCGCTCTGGGATGAAGCGAAGGATCGGCTGCACCAGTCGGCGCTCGGGATGTCGGGCGGTCAGCAGCAGCGGCTGTGCATCGCGAGGGCTATCGCCGCTGAACCAGAGGTGCTGCTGATGGACGAGCCGTGTTCCGCGCTCGATCCGATCGCGACCCTCCGGATCGAAGAACTGATCGACGAGATCAGCACCCGCTACACCGTCCTGATCGTGACGCACAACATGCAGCAGGCGGCGCGGGTGAGCGACTACACGGCGTTCATGTATCTCGGCCGGCTGGTCGAGTTTGGACCGACCGATCACGTCTTCCAGACTCCATCCCTTCCAGAAACTGAACAGTACATCACGGGCCGGTTCGGCTGA
- a CDS encoding 2-oxoglutarate dehydrogenase E1 component: MSAAPSTSPRPVSPAINGWNGAFLEAQYEQYKADPESVPADLRSFFQGFDLAMARSSGGAAGPELAGTRPEATLHFQNAVTNLIDAYRRRAHICARLDPFGRTRERPIGISLAQHNLREQDLDRPVDASGLPLPAGSTLRGVVAFLEKTYCRSIGAEFMHVSDQAERQWLIERFERDGGTIPLTRGERVHILEQLTRAEMFEKFLGKRYPTEKRFSLEGGESLIVLLDRAIEAGGELGVEEVVMGMPHRGRLNVLNNTLGKTYEQIFTEFEDNFDSGDIDGGGDVKYHRGYSGERHLRTGKVVHLAMASNPSHLESVNGVVEGRCRAKQRLRVDTERRRVIPLLIHGDAAVIAQGVVAEVLNFSQLEGYTTGGTIHAVLNNLIGFTTGPEDARSSRYCTDLALSIEAPVFHVNGEDPEAVVACAQIAAEYRQRFRKDVFIDMWCFRRYGHNETDEPSFTQPILADLIKQKRGVLTEYTERLLADGVITQVDIETNTKRIDMVLEQAQAATKLKPTAPVIDPGSKRWAGVSRLYSFAPVKTAVGMDAIKEVCAALGRVPDGFNLNPKLKKLLDERAAIPTAGMVSYADAESLAFGTLLLDGHGVRVSGQDSRRGTFSHRHAVLRDCKSGATFTPLNSMRPMAGRPDDAGKPGEDGLLTQGKLCVYDSPLSEFAVMAFDYGYSLADPRMLVCWEAQFGDFCNGAQIIIDQYLAAAELKWERWSGLVLLLPHGYEGAGPEHSSARLERFLLLCSNDNMEVVYPASAAQLFHMFRRHLKQAFRKPLVVMTPKSMLRDQAYASPLSELLNGSFHELVDDPAFDGKADRRGVKRVLLCSGKVGHELTARRAALGRTDTAVVRVDQLYPFHTDLAKTILASYPNAVEHAWVQEEPRNIGAFHAMFDVFRTRLGIDLGYIGREESASPAVGSKHKHKEQQEDLISEAIGPLPAPGTKPNPANGMAAAVGPAPKKTASRA; encoded by the coding sequence ATGAGTGCGGCCCCATCGACCTCTCCGCGACCAGTTTCGCCCGCGATCAACGGTTGGAACGGCGCATTTCTCGAAGCCCAATACGAACAGTACAAGGCCGATCCGGAGTCCGTTCCTGCGGACCTTCGGTCGTTTTTCCAGGGGTTTGACCTGGCGATGGCCCGGTCGTCCGGCGGCGCGGCCGGGCCGGAGTTAGCGGGGACTCGCCCCGAGGCGACGCTCCACTTTCAGAACGCGGTCACCAACCTGATCGACGCCTACCGCCGGCGTGCGCACATCTGTGCCAGGCTCGATCCCTTTGGGCGGACCAGAGAGCGGCCCATCGGGATCTCACTTGCCCAGCACAACCTGCGGGAGCAGGATCTTGACCGGCCCGTTGATGCCTCGGGGCTTCCGCTGCCGGCCGGGTCGACCCTCCGCGGCGTGGTCGCCTTCCTGGAGAAGACCTACTGCCGGAGCATCGGCGCCGAGTTCATGCACGTCTCGGATCAGGCCGAGCGGCAGTGGCTTATCGAGCGGTTCGAGCGCGATGGCGGCACGATCCCGCTGACCCGTGGCGAGCGGGTGCACATCCTCGAACAACTCACCCGCGCCGAGATGTTCGAGAAGTTCCTCGGCAAGCGGTACCCCACGGAGAAGCGGTTCAGCCTGGAGGGCGGCGAGTCGCTCATCGTCCTGCTCGACCGGGCGATCGAGGCGGGCGGCGAACTGGGCGTCGAGGAGGTCGTGATGGGGATGCCCCACCGCGGCCGTCTGAACGTGCTGAACAACACGCTCGGCAAGACCTACGAGCAGATCTTTACCGAGTTTGAGGACAACTTCGACTCGGGCGACATCGACGGCGGCGGCGATGTGAAGTACCACCGTGGCTATTCCGGCGAGCGGCATCTGCGCACCGGCAAGGTCGTCCACCTCGCGATGGCGAGCAACCCGAGCCACCTCGAGAGCGTCAACGGCGTGGTCGAGGGGCGGTGCCGGGCCAAGCAGCGCCTGCGGGTCGATACCGAGCGACGGCGGGTCATCCCGCTGCTCATCCACGGCGACGCCGCGGTCATCGCCCAGGGTGTGGTGGCGGAGGTGCTGAACTTCTCCCAGCTCGAGGGCTACACGACGGGCGGAACGATTCACGCGGTCTTGAACAACCTGATCGGGTTCACAACCGGGCCCGAGGATGCCAGGTCCAGCCGGTACTGCACCGACCTGGCGCTGAGCATCGAGGCGCCCGTCTTCCACGTGAACGGCGAGGACCCGGAGGCGGTCGTAGCGTGCGCCCAGATCGCCGCGGAGTACCGCCAGCGGTTCCGCAAGGATGTCTTCATCGACATGTGGTGCTTCCGGCGCTACGGCCACAACGAGACCGACGAGCCCTCGTTTACCCAGCCCATACTGGCCGATCTGATCAAGCAGAAGCGGGGCGTGCTCACGGAGTACACCGAGCGTCTGCTCGCGGATGGCGTGATCACCCAGGTCGACATCGAGACCAACACCAAGCGGATCGACATGGTTCTCGAGCAAGCCCAGGCCGCGACCAAGCTCAAGCCGACCGCGCCCGTGATCGATCCTGGTTCCAAGAGGTGGGCCGGCGTGAGCCGCCTGTACTCGTTTGCTCCGGTCAAGACGGCCGTCGGCATGGACGCGATCAAGGAGGTCTGCGCCGCGCTCGGGCGGGTCCCCGATGGCTTCAACCTGAACCCGAAACTCAAGAAGCTCCTCGACGAGCGGGCCGCGATCCCCACGGCCGGGATGGTCTCGTACGCGGATGCGGAGTCGCTCGCGTTCGGGACACTGCTGCTCGACGGGCACGGGGTACGGGTGAGCGGGCAGGACAGCCGGCGTGGCACCTTCAGCCACCGGCACGCCGTGCTGCGGGACTGCAAGTCCGGAGCGACGTTCACGCCGCTCAACAGCATGCGGCCGATGGCCGGCAGGCCGGATGACGCCGGGAAGCCCGGCGAGGACGGCCTGCTGACCCAGGGCAAGCTCTGCGTCTATGACAGCCCGCTCTCCGAGTTCGCGGTCATGGCATTCGACTACGGGTACTCGCTGGCGGATCCGAGGATGCTGGTGTGCTGGGAGGCGCAGTTCGGCGACTTCTGCAACGGCGCCCAGATCATCATCGACCAGTACCTCGCTGCCGCCGAGCTGAAGTGGGAGCGGTGGTCCGGCCTGGTGCTGCTGCTTCCCCACGGCTACGAGGGCGCGGGCCCCGAGCACTCGTCGGCCCGGCTCGAGCGCTTCCTGCTGCTCTGCTCGAACGACAACATGGAAGTGGTCTACCCGGCCAGCGCGGCGCAGCTCTTCCACATGTTCCGCCGCCACCTCAAACAAGCCTTCCGCAAGCCGCTTGTCGTCATGACGCCCAAGAGCATGCTCCGCGACCAGGCGTACGCGAGCCCGCTGAGCGAACTGCTCAACGGCTCGTTCCATGAGCTGGTGGACGACCCCGCGTTCGACGGCAAGGCCGATCGGCGAGGGGTCAAGCGGGTGCTGCTCTGCTCCGGCAAGGTCGGCCACGAACTCACCGCGCGGCGTGCGGCGCTGGGCCGGACAGATACCGCGGTTGTCCGCGTTGACCAGTTGTACCCGTTCCACACCGATCTTGCGAAGACCATCCTCGCCTCCTACCCCAACGCTGTGGAGCACGCCTGGGTCCAGGAGGAGCCACGCAATATCGGGGCGTTCCACGCCATGTTTGATGTGTTCCGCACCCGCCTTGGGATCGATCTCGGGTACATCGGGCGAGAGGAGAGCGCCTCTCCCGCCGTGGGCTCCAAGCACAAGCACAAGGAGCAGCAGGAGGACCTGATCTCCGAAGCGATCGGTCCTCTCCCGGCCCCGGGGACCAAGCCGAATCCTGCCAACGGCATGGCCGCCGCCGTAGGACCCGCACCCAAGAAGACGGCTTCCCGCGCGTGA
- the odhB gene encoding 2-oxoglutarate dehydrogenase complex dihydrolipoyllysine-residue succinyltransferase, translated as MPTNIIIPEMGESVRTGVVASWLKKPGEYVNRDDPVMELETDKITMEVRAPVAGALTPLASVGETVPVGAVVGRIDESDRPPAANGKSAAAPVEASAKPAPAPAAPPAQQPAVATASEVRATPLARKVAEQHAVDLAKVKGTGAGGRIREQDVMAAIDSKESSPAAAPPIDARAASGTPSPASTAGAGTKSARRERMSPLRQRIAARLVEAQHTAAMLTTFNEVDMTAVMDLRKKYKEAFEKKHGIGLGFMPFFVKAVVQALRAFPAVNASIVQGDGGAEVEYHDYCDIAVAVGTPKGLVVPVLRGCESLSFAAIESGVKDLATRARDGKLSLDDLQGGTFTITNGGIYGSLMSTPILNPPQSGILGMHAIKSRAVEHPSKPGEVAIRPMMYLALSYDHRLIDGSEAVQFLVTVKNAIEQPERLLLEV; from the coding sequence ATGCCGACCAACATCATCATCCCCGAGATGGGCGAGTCCGTCCGCACCGGCGTTGTCGCCAGTTGGCTGAAGAAGCCCGGTGAGTACGTGAACCGCGACGATCCGGTCATGGAGCTGGAGACCGACAAGATCACCATGGAGGTGCGAGCCCCGGTCGCGGGAGCTCTGACCCCGCTGGCAAGCGTCGGCGAAACGGTTCCGGTCGGCGCAGTGGTTGGGCGCATCGACGAGAGTGATCGGCCCCCGGCCGCGAACGGGAAGTCAGCCGCGGCCCCCGTCGAGGCGTCGGCGAAACCCGCCCCGGCCCCCGCGGCTCCCCCCGCCCAACAGCCGGCCGTCGCGACAGCCTCCGAGGTTCGGGCGACGCCCTTGGCCCGTAAGGTGGCCGAGCAGCACGCCGTGGACCTGGCGAAGGTCAAGGGCACCGGCGCCGGCGGTCGGATTCGCGAGCAGGACGTCATGGCGGCAATTGACTCAAAGGAATCGAGCCCGGCTGCTGCACCGCCCATCGACGCCCGCGCGGCGTCGGGCACCCCCTCGCCGGCATCCACGGCTGGCGCCGGCACCAAGTCGGCCCGCCGCGAGCGGATGAGTCCGCTCCGGCAGCGGATCGCCGCGCGGCTTGTCGAGGCCCAGCACACCGCGGCGATGCTCACCACCTTCAACGAGGTGGACATGACGGCCGTGATGGACCTCCGGAAGAAGTACAAAGAGGCCTTCGAGAAGAAGCACGGCATCGGGCTGGGGTTCATGCCCTTCTTTGTCAAGGCGGTGGTGCAGGCGCTGCGTGCGTTCCCCGCGGTCAACGCGTCCATCGTTCAGGGTGACGGCGGTGCGGAGGTTGAGTACCACGATTACTGCGACATCGCCGTGGCGGTCGGGACTCCCAAGGGACTCGTCGTGCCGGTGCTGCGGGGGTGCGAGTCGCTCTCGTTTGCGGCTATCGAGTCGGGGGTGAAGGACCTTGCGACCCGCGCCCGCGACGGCAAGCTCTCGCTCGATGACCTGCAGGGGGGGACGTTCACCATCACCAATGGCGGGATCTACGGTTCGCTGATGTCGACGCCGATCCTCAATCCGCCACAGTCCGGCATTCTCGGGATGCACGCGATCAAGAGCCGCGCCGTGGAGCACCCCTCCAAGCCGGGCGAGGTGGCGATCCGCCCGATGATGTACCTCGCGCTCTCCTACGACCACCGGCTGATCGACGGTTCCGAGGCCGTGCAGTTCCTTGTCACGGTCAAGAACGCGATCGAACAACCCGAGCGGCTGCTGCTTGAAGTCTGA
- a CDS encoding BtpA/SgcQ family protein gives MHDIFNAAKPVIGMVHVQALPGSPGSGLSIDRLAANAADEASLLAAAGFDGLIIENMHDRPYVHADHGPEIVAAMTAVGLRVREAWARGTSRRAPSGRRGLPIGVQVLSGGHREALAIALAIGGSFIRAENFVFAHVADEGLHERAVAGPLLRYRRTIGADDVRIFCDIKKKHASHAITGDVSIGETAKAAEFFGADGVIVTGASTGEPTALEDVAEARQGSSIPVIVGSGVTPETVAPLLDYADALIVGSSIKRGGLWSNPIDPGRAAAVVAAVKACRPRRPTPARAGRR, from the coding sequence ATGCACGACATCTTCAACGCGGCCAAGCCGGTGATTGGGATGGTCCATGTTCAGGCTCTGCCGGGCTCTCCCGGTTCGGGCTTGTCCATCGATCGCCTCGCGGCCAACGCCGCCGACGAGGCCTCGCTCTTGGCCGCGGCCGGATTCGACGGACTGATCATCGAGAACATGCACGATCGGCCGTATGTCCACGCCGACCACGGGCCCGAGATCGTCGCGGCGATGACGGCCGTCGGGCTGCGGGTGCGAGAGGCCTGGGCCCGGGGGACATCCCGCCGCGCACCGAGCGGTCGACGGGGGCTGCCAATCGGCGTCCAGGTCCTCAGCGGTGGGCATCGCGAGGCCCTGGCGATCGCCCTGGCGATCGGCGGTTCGTTCATCCGTGCGGAGAACTTCGTGTTCGCCCACGTCGCCGATGAAGGGCTACATGAACGAGCGGTCGCGGGGCCGCTCCTTCGATACCGTCGCACGATCGGCGCCGACGACGTGCGGATCTTCTGCGATATCAAGAAGAAGCACGCGTCCCACGCGATCACCGGCGATGTGTCGATCGGCGAGACCGCGAAGGCCGCCGAGTTCTTCGGGGCCGACGGCGTGATCGTGACGGGCGCCTCCACCGGTGAGCCGACCGCATTGGAAGACGTTGCGGAGGCCCGTCAGGGCTCGTCGATTCCTGTCATCGTCGGCTCCGGCGTGACGCCCGAGACCGTTGCGCCGCTGCTCGACTATGCCGATGCGCTGATCGTTGGATCTTCGATCAAGCGCGGCGGGCTCTGGTCCAACCCGATCGATCCCGGACGCGCCGCTGCGGTCGTCGCCGCCGTCAAGGCTTGCCGCCCCCGCCGGCCTACCCCGGCACGGGCAGGGCGTCGGTGA
- a CDS encoding MoxR family ATPase, with translation MHTSPPNVNGTGSRAGLDAAAGLVERLRANIARVFLGNPRAVDRLLCCLLARGHVLIEDVPGVGKTLLAHALARSINCGFSRIQLTPDMLPADIVGTTVLSRQTQAFEFVRGPLFANIVLADEINRTPPRTQTALLEAMNEGSVTVDGRTHRLEPPFMVVATQNPSGFDGTYPLPENQLDRFLMRLSLGYPTADEEARVLDLRPADHALAGLLPIMDSQSVLALQVEVDHARLDRSLADYIVSLAAETRRSPELSLGMSPRGSLALAQAARATAVLHGRDYVIPDDIVDNIIPVCSHRVIARDTISGSTDDGQVSAVLREITDALPVPG, from the coding sequence GTGCATACCTCCCCCCCAAACGTGAATGGAACCGGTTCGCGGGCCGGACTTGATGCCGCGGCCGGTCTTGTGGAGCGTCTGCGGGCCAACATCGCCCGGGTTTTTCTTGGGAACCCGCGTGCGGTTGACCGGCTGTTGTGCTGCCTGCTCGCACGCGGGCACGTGCTGATCGAGGATGTGCCCGGGGTCGGCAAGACACTTCTGGCCCATGCCCTGGCCCGGAGCATCAACTGCGGGTTCTCGCGGATCCAGTTGACCCCCGACATGCTGCCCGCCGACATCGTTGGCACGACCGTTCTCAGCCGGCAGACGCAGGCGTTCGAGTTCGTCCGCGGCCCCCTGTTCGCCAATATCGTGCTTGCGGACGAGATCAACCGGACTCCGCCGCGGACCCAGACCGCGCTTCTTGAGGCCATGAACGAAGGCTCGGTCACGGTCGACGGACGCACCCACCGGCTCGAGCCCCCGTTCATGGTGGTCGCCACTCAGAACCCCTCAGGATTCGACGGCACCTACCCGCTGCCTGAGAACCAGCTCGACCGGTTCCTCATGAGGCTCAGCCTCGGGTATCCCACCGCCGACGAGGAGGCGCGAGTGCTGGATCTGCGCCCCGCTGACCATGCGCTCGCCGGCCTCCTGCCCATCATGGACAGCCAGTCGGTCCTGGCGCTCCAAGTCGAAGTCGACCACGCGCGGCTGGATCGATCGCTGGCGGACTACATCGTGTCGCTCGCGGCCGAGACGCGGCGAAGCCCCGAACTCTCGCTTGGCATGTCCCCCAGGGGGTCGCTGGCCTTGGCGCAAGCAGCCCGTGCGACTGCGGTCCTCCACGGGCGCGATTATGTCATTCCGGACGACATCGTCGACAACATCATCCCCGTCTGCTCCCACCGCGTCATCGCGAGGGACACCATCTCCGGCTCGACCGATGATGGTCAGGTCTCGGCCGTGCTGCGCGAGATCACCGACGCCCTGCCCGTGCCGGGGTAG
- a CDS encoding metallopeptidase family protein produces the protein MHEHAREHFDRILEDAIDSLPPQFQGMLQEVSIVALDHPTPEMIDVLRREGTIGPDDRGDDLCGLHTGTARTERSIDIEGGRLPDQIHIFREGITALALSTDDQDGDWRVWERAVLAGQSGDLDDDVYEEARITLLHEIGHHFGLDESDLDDLGYA, from the coding sequence ATGCACGAACACGCCCGCGAACATTTCGACCGCATCCTGGAGGACGCCATCGACTCCCTTCCCCCGCAGTTTCAGGGGATGCTGCAGGAGGTCTCGATTGTCGCTCTCGATCACCCCACGCCCGAGATGATCGATGTGCTGAGACGGGAGGGGACGATTGGGCCGGACGATCGTGGCGACGACCTGTGCGGATTGCACACCGGCACCGCACGGACGGAGCGGTCAATCGACATCGAGGGAGGGCGGCTGCCGGACCAGATCCACATCTTCCGAGAGGGGATCACTGCCCTTGCCCTGAGCACTGACGACCAAGACGGGGACTGGCGCGTCTGGGAGCGGGCGGTGCTGGCGGGGCAGAGCGGTGACCTGGACGACGACGTCTACGAGGAGGCGAGGATCACGCTGCTCCACGAGATCGGTCACCACTTCGGGCTGGATGAATCGGACTTGGACGACCTGGGTTACGCGTGA